A section of the Leminorella richardii genome encodes:
- a CDS encoding DUF1107 domain-containing protein, whose protein sequence is MKIFPSYNPQRVALYVKTLFRGRLYIKGIGAFEFDMGKILLPKVCDKLHFNVMSEVNREVLELRAEFA, encoded by the coding sequence ATGAAAATCTTCCCTAGCTACAATCCTCAGAGGGTTGCGCTATACGTGAAGACGCTCTTCCGCGGCAGGCTCTACATCAAAGGTATTGGTGCGTTTGAGTTTGATATGGGGAAAATTCTACTTCCAAAGGTGTGCGATAAGCTTCATTTTAACGTGATGTCAGAGGTGAATCGGGAAGTCTTAGAGCTGCGCGCTGAGTTTGCCTGA
- the cysQ gene encoding 3'(2'),5'-bisphosphate nucleotidase CysQ produces the protein MPHLSPTLEAICTLSRRAGDAIMAVYRNKAPLDVSTKSDSSPVTAADLAAHRVIVEGLALLTPNIPVLSEESPQEWQVRRKWNRYWLVDPLDGTKEFLARNDEFTVNIALIEDGEPVMGVVYAPALKVLYAAEAQKAWKEKDGLRREISPQSANPPKVVCSRSHQDEQLTAFLDSLGDYETTAVGSSLKFCLVAEGSAQLYPRFGPTNIWDTAAGHAIVRAVGLQVNNWQDIPLNYAPEESFLNPGFYVSVDEDKLWKH, from the coding sequence ATGCCACACTTATCCCCCACTCTGGAAGCCATTTGTACGCTGTCGCGCCGTGCTGGAGATGCCATCATGGCCGTCTATCGCAATAAAGCGCCGCTGGACGTCAGCACAAAGTCTGACAGCTCACCTGTCACCGCTGCCGATCTGGCGGCGCACAGAGTGATAGTAGAAGGGCTGGCGCTGCTCACGCCAAATATTCCGGTGCTGTCTGAAGAGTCTCCTCAAGAGTGGCAAGTCAGGCGCAAATGGAACCGCTACTGGCTGGTGGATCCGCTGGACGGAACGAAAGAGTTTCTTGCCCGCAACGATGAATTTACCGTCAATATCGCCCTGATAGAAGACGGTGAGCCGGTGATGGGGGTGGTGTATGCGCCTGCGCTTAAAGTGCTGTACGCGGCAGAAGCGCAAAAAGCCTGGAAGGAAAAAGACGGCCTGCGCCGCGAAATCAGCCCTCAGTCGGCCAATCCGCCAAAGGTGGTGTGCAGCCGTTCCCATCAGGATGAACAGCTGACGGCGTTTCTAGATTCGCTGGGGGATTACGAAACGACAGCGGTAGGCTCATCGCTAAAATTTTGTCTAGTGGCAGAAGGCAGTGCACAGCTTTACCCACGCTTTGGGCCGACGAACATTTGGGATACGGCAGCAGGCCACGCCATCGTTCGGGCGGTAGGGTTACAGGTGAATAACTGGCAGGATATTCCGCTTAATTATGCACCAGAGGAGTCGTTTCTCAATCCCGGTTTTTACGTTTCCGTTGACGAAGACAAACTCTGGAAACATTAG
- a CDS encoding hemolysin family protein translates to MLNSLLQIVLLIAVSAFFSVSEIALAASRKIKLKMMADEGNINAQRVLQLQETPGVFFTVVQIGVNAVAILGGIVGDSVFTPYLAEFFSKFVQPEVAKQIGFIISFSFVTSMFILFADLAPKRIGMTSPEAVAVRIINPMRLCIILFRPLVWLFNGLATLIFRLFKLPLVRNDNITSDDVYAVFEAGALAGALRKQEHELIENVFELESRNVPSAMTPREQVIFFQLDEQEEDIKEKISSYPHSKFLVCSDSIDHVVGYVDSKDLLIRVLKNENLTLKGGVQIHTPLIIPDTLTLSETLESFRSAGEDFAVILNEYALVVGIITLKDVMTTLMGDLVGAGQEEQIVARDENSWLIDGVTPIDDVIRVLSIDEFPRAENYETIGGFMMYMLRKIPKRTDSVKFAGYKFEVVDIDSYKIDQLLVTRIVETPIQENAKGTQESGEEN, encoded by the coding sequence ATGTTAAACAGTTTATTACAGATCGTTTTGCTGATCGCCGTCAGCGCGTTTTTCTCGGTCTCGGAGATAGCCCTTGCCGCTTCGAGAAAAATAAAGCTGAAAATGATGGCGGATGAAGGCAACATCAACGCGCAGCGCGTTTTACAGCTTCAGGAAACGCCGGGCGTATTTTTTACCGTAGTGCAAATCGGCGTCAACGCTGTCGCCATTTTAGGCGGGATCGTCGGCGATTCGGTTTTTACCCCCTATTTAGCCGAGTTTTTCAGTAAATTTGTACAGCCAGAGGTTGCAAAGCAAATTGGCTTTATTATCTCTTTCTCCTTTGTTACTTCCATGTTCATTCTGTTTGCTGACCTGGCGCCAAAACGCATTGGCATGACGTCTCCGGAGGCGGTTGCCGTTCGGATTATCAATCCAATGCGCTTATGCATCATTCTGTTCCGCCCTCTGGTTTGGCTGTTTAACGGATTGGCGACGCTGATTTTCCGGCTGTTTAAGCTGCCGCTGGTGCGCAACGACAACATCACCTCTGATGACGTCTATGCCGTATTTGAGGCTGGAGCCTTGGCAGGCGCGCTGCGCAAGCAGGAACACGAACTGATCGAAAACGTGTTTGAGCTGGAGTCGCGCAACGTGCCCTCAGCCATGACGCCCCGCGAGCAGGTTATTTTCTTTCAGCTCGACGAGCAGGAAGAGGACATAAAAGAAAAAATCTCCAGCTATCCACACTCCAAGTTTCTGGTTTGTAGCGACTCTATCGACCACGTCGTCGGCTATGTCGACTCAAAAGACCTGCTGATTCGAGTGCTCAAGAATGAAAATCTGACCCTTAAGGGCGGAGTACAAATCCACACGCCCCTGATCATTCCTGACACGTTGACTCTGTCAGAAACGCTGGAAAGCTTCCGCAGCGCCGGTGAAGACTTCGCGGTTATCCTCAACGAGTACGCGCTGGTTGTCGGCATTATTACCCTTAAAGACGTGATGACCACCCTGATGGGCGACCTTGTCGGCGCCGGTCAGGAAGAGCAGATCGTCGCACGCGATGAAAACTCTTGGCTTATCGATGGCGTAACGCCTATTGATGACGTTATCCGCGTGCTGTCCATTGACGAGTTCCCACGCGCCGAGAACTACGAGACGATCGGCGGCTTTATGATGTACATGCTGAGAAAAATCCCTAAGCGTACCGACTCTGTCAAGTTTGCTGGCTACAAGTTTGAAGTTGTAGATATCGACAGCTACAAGATCGACCAGCTGCTGGTCACCCGCATTGTTGAAACGCCGATTCAGGAAAACGCGAAAGGAACGCAGGAAAGCGGAGAAGAAAACTAG
- the msrA gene encoding peptide-methionine (S)-S-oxide reductase MsrA → MTTVNSDAFIQPENPLEGRSRPMPVSLRHRVLHASMSEVPNGMEVALFAMGCFWGAERLFWQQPGVYSTAVGYSGGVTPNPNYREVCSGKTGHAEVVRIVFDPTVLPYSHLLQLFWENHDPAQGMRQGNDIGTQYRSAIYAITNAQLEQARASRAAFIAAMRKAGDLRQVTTEIVTAKPFYFAEEDHQQYLDKNPNGYCNLGGIGVCLPPPA, encoded by the coding sequence ATGACAACGGTAAATTCCGACGCGTTTATTCAGCCGGAGAACCCGCTGGAAGGGCGTTCACGACCGATGCCCGTCAGCCTTAGGCATCGGGTTCTGCACGCCTCAATGAGCGAAGTGCCGAACGGCATGGAAGTGGCGCTTTTCGCTATGGGGTGCTTCTGGGGCGCTGAGCGCCTGTTCTGGCAGCAGCCCGGCGTATACAGCACCGCCGTGGGCTACAGCGGTGGTGTAACGCCTAACCCAAACTATCGAGAAGTGTGTAGCGGTAAAACCGGCCATGCAGAAGTGGTTCGCATCGTTTTTGACCCTACCGTTCTGCCCTATTCCCATCTTTTACAGCTGTTTTGGGAAAACCACGACCCCGCACAGGGAATGCGACAGGGTAATGATATTGGCACTCAGTACCGTTCGGCTATTTATGCCATCACGAACGCCCAGCTTGAGCAGGCTCGCGCCAGCAGAGCGGCCTTTATCGCCGCGATGCGTAAAGCGGGAGATCTTCGCCAAGTCACAACAGAAATTGTCACAGCTAAACCGTTCTACTTTGCAGAAGAAGATCATCAGCAGTACTTAGACAAAAACCCCAACGGATACTGCAATCTTGGCGGTATCGGCGTATGCCTGCCACCGCCGGCCTGA
- a CDS encoding translocation/assembly module TamB domain-containing protein produces MNLKKWIKRTLIGLLLVVILLVAALAFLLGTQTGLQFTLGQLPKVVPGLSIGGVKGGLRDLTLTQVGYEMPGVAVGVDTFHLSINFGCITDGRICVNAVTADGANVKIDTASLPVSETPEVEVTPSAPVTDIQTPYPIELNLLRLTNVNVAVDDITIAVGEFRTAASWQKRQIDIWPTNIRQAIVDLPSAPQGAVEQPAQPTQTTGDALKALFSEPLLASLPEVILPMDFSLPSLVGEDIRLTGSAPLQIDRLELNAVTKEAHVQILSLKVNAPEGIVALTGDATMSERWPVNLTLNATVNEPTLKGEKVKLLLGGEVTGQLTVDLNASGPVGATLKGETSLATAGLPVSLTLESSKVQWPLSGKGDYRVNNTRLRLTGSALDYALSLRASVEGTDIPPADLLVDGKGNERAFTLSRLRLSALQGKAEVNGVADWSNAVSWRAQLNVDGINTAKQWPEWPATLNGKASTKGSLYGGSWQLEVPEIDLNGQVKQNRLSIQGALKGNDSGQWSIPSFTLALGPNSVKAKGELAKIWNLDADINAPKLTGMLPGLSGTAKGNLRLRGSAKAPQLLADLTANGLGWQDMHIGNVALNGDVTSAAQIKGTLSLKVKELKQGDMRISQLALDANGNESQHQLHLNVNGEPVSGALTLSGSFNRASESWKGTLSSTRFMTPVGEWRPSQDVALGYRNAQQTASIGAHCWRNPNAEICIPKTIEAGPSGKASIVLNRFDLAMLAPMLGSETKAKGVFTGNADVSWSAGGGMPQAKVALKGNGVSVNQMVSGRWMPIAFNTLTLDAQARGNRAELNWLMSLANNGSLSGKVQVSDPQGARGLSGQVSINNVSLALLQPVLQKKEQAEGMLNADLKLAGTAQSPRILGRLALDRLRLNTQWTPVVVKEGQLVMNFNGTSSDLNGTIQTEKGSLALGGSADWRRPEAWRAAITAKGDRIRISMPPTVSLDVSPDIVFEATPSLLTLNGSVSIPWARIVVEEVPATATGVSSDEVMLDNSRQPIQTKTASIPINSNLTIHIGNNVAINAFGLKARLQGDLKVAQDKKGLGLNGQVNIPSGQFRAYGQDLIIRKGVIQFAGPADQPLLNLEAIRNPESTENDVTAGVRVTGLASEPKVEIFSDPAMSQQAALSYLLRGQGLDSGGGDSDMMTSMLIGMGVAKSGKLVGQIGEAFGVKNLSLDTQGVGDSSSVVVSGYIMPGLQVKYGVGIFDSLATLTLRYRLMPRLYLEAVSGIDQALDVLYQFEF; encoded by the coding sequence ATGAACCTGAAAAAATGGATAAAACGTACGCTGATTGGCCTATTGCTGGTGGTTATCCTGCTGGTGGCCGCGCTGGCCTTTCTGCTCGGTACGCAAACCGGTTTACAGTTCACACTGGGCCAACTCCCTAAGGTCGTTCCCGGCCTGTCCATTGGTGGGGTGAAAGGCGGGCTTCGCGACCTCACGTTAACACAGGTGGGCTATGAGATGCCCGGTGTGGCGGTTGGCGTTGACACTTTCCACCTTTCTATTAATTTTGGCTGTATTACTGACGGCCGAATCTGTGTTAACGCAGTGACGGCCGACGGCGCGAACGTCAAGATAGACACTGCCAGCCTGCCTGTATCAGAAACGCCAGAGGTTGAGGTTACTCCCAGTGCGCCCGTTACGGACATTCAGACGCCTTACCCCATTGAGTTGAACCTGCTTAGGCTAACCAACGTTAACGTTGCGGTGGATGACATTACTATCGCCGTAGGTGAGTTTCGCACGGCAGCGAGCTGGCAAAAGCGCCAGATTGATATTTGGCCGACGAATATACGTCAAGCGATCGTCGATCTGCCTTCTGCACCGCAGGGTGCCGTTGAGCAGCCCGCACAGCCAACACAAACGACTGGTGACGCGCTGAAGGCGCTGTTCAGCGAGCCTCTGCTGGCATCGCTACCGGAAGTGATCCTGCCGATGGATTTCTCGCTGCCAAGCCTTGTCGGGGAAGATATAAGGTTAACGGGGAGCGCGCCTTTACAAATCGACCGCCTTGAGCTGAATGCCGTAACCAAAGAGGCTCACGTACAGATCCTGTCGCTGAAGGTTAACGCTCCTGAAGGCATTGTTGCCTTAACCGGCGACGCTACGATGAGTGAACGCTGGCCGGTTAACCTGACGCTAAATGCCACAGTAAATGAGCCAACTCTCAAAGGAGAAAAGGTTAAGCTGCTGCTGGGTGGTGAAGTGACGGGGCAGTTAACAGTCGATCTTAACGCGTCAGGGCCAGTTGGCGCGACGCTAAAGGGAGAAACCTCTCTGGCAACTGCTGGGTTGCCGGTTTCCCTTACGCTGGAAAGCTCTAAAGTGCAGTGGCCTCTTAGCGGAAAAGGCGACTACAGGGTAAACAATACGCGGCTGCGTCTGACGGGATCGGCGTTGGACTACGCTCTTTCTCTGCGAGCATCCGTGGAGGGAACAGATATTCCTCCTGCTGACCTACTGGTTGACGGCAAGGGGAACGAAAGGGCGTTTACTCTTTCTCGCCTGCGACTGAGTGCGCTGCAGGGCAAGGCCGAAGTGAACGGCGTGGCGGATTGGAGTAACGCCGTTAGCTGGCGAGCTCAGCTGAACGTGGACGGCATCAATACTGCTAAACAGTGGCCCGAATGGCCCGCGACGCTAAACGGAAAGGCGTCGACTAAAGGCAGCCTGTACGGCGGCAGCTGGCAGCTCGAGGTGCCGGAAATCGATTTAAACGGTCAGGTAAAGCAAAACCGCCTGAGCATTCAGGGGGCGCTGAAGGGGAACGATTCAGGCCAGTGGAGCATTCCCAGCTTTACGCTAGCGCTTGGGCCTAACAGCGTGAAGGCGAAAGGGGAACTGGCAAAGATCTGGAACCTCGATGCGGATATCAACGCGCCGAAGTTGACCGGCATGCTGCCGGGGCTGAGCGGCACGGCTAAGGGCAATTTGCGCCTTCGCGGCAGTGCGAAAGCACCTCAACTGCTGGCAGACCTGACGGCCAACGGCCTGGGCTGGCAGGATATGCACATTGGCAACGTGGCGCTAAACGGTGACGTTACGTCAGCGGCTCAGATAAAGGGCACGCTTTCCCTGAAAGTGAAAGAGCTGAAACAGGGTGATATGCGGATTTCCCAACTGGCACTGGATGCGAACGGCAATGAAAGCCAGCACCAGCTTCATCTAAACGTGAACGGAGAACCGGTGTCCGGTGCGCTGACGCTGAGCGGTAGTTTTAACCGCGCCTCTGAAAGCTGGAAGGGCACGCTGAGCAGCACCCGCTTTATGACACCGGTCGGCGAGTGGCGCCCGTCTCAGGACGTGGCGCTGGGTTATCGCAACGCCCAACAGACGGCGTCTATTGGCGCCCACTGTTGGCGTAATCCGAATGCGGAAATCTGTATTCCAAAAACTATAGAGGCAGGTCCCAGCGGTAAGGCCAGCATTGTGCTTAACCGCTTTGATTTAGCCATGCTGGCACCGATGCTTGGGAGCGAAACCAAGGCCAAGGGGGTGTTTACCGGCAATGCCGATGTAAGCTGGAGTGCGGGTGGCGGTATGCCGCAGGCAAAAGTCGCCCTTAAAGGCAACGGTGTTTCGGTTAACCAGATGGTATCTGGGCGCTGGATGCCGATCGCGTTTAATACCCTGACTCTTGACGCTCAGGCGCGGGGCAACCGTGCGGAACTGAACTGGCTGATGAGCCTCGCCAATAACGGCAGCCTGAGTGGCAAAGTACAGGTGAGCGATCCTCAGGGTGCCAGAGGACTCTCTGGGCAAGTTAGCATTAATAACGTCTCCCTCGCCCTGCTTCAGCCTGTGTTGCAAAAGAAAGAGCAGGCGGAAGGTATGCTGAACGCCGATCTGAAGCTGGCGGGAACGGCTCAGAGCCCGCGCATTTTGGGGCGGCTAGCTCTCGATAGGCTGCGGCTGAATACCCAGTGGACCCCGGTTGTGGTGAAAGAAGGTCAACTGGTGATGAACTTCAACGGCACCAGCTCGGATCTGAACGGTACCATTCAGACAGAAAAGGGATCTCTGGCGCTGGGCGGCAGTGCCGATTGGCGTAGGCCAGAAGCCTGGCGAGCGGCTATCACTGCCAAGGGCGATCGGATCCGCATTTCTATGCCGCCCACTGTTTCGCTCGACGTTTCTCCGGACATTGTTTTTGAAGCCACGCCGAGCCTGCTGACGCTAAACGGTTCAGTAAGCATTCCGTGGGCGCGTATCGTCGTGGAAGAGGTTCCTGCGACCGCAACCGGCGTGTCGTCTGACGAAGTGATGCTTGATAATTCACGACAGCCTATCCAGACAAAAACGGCGTCAATCCCCATTAATAGCAACCTGACGATCCACATCGGTAACAACGTGGCCATTAATGCCTTTGGGTTGAAGGCTCGCCTGCAGGGAGACTTGAAAGTTGCTCAGGACAAGAAGGGGCTGGGGCTTAACGGTCAGGTAAATATTCCGAGCGGCCAGTTCCGCGCCTACGGGCAGGATCTGATTATCCGCAAGGGCGTTATCCAGTTTGCCGGACCGGCGGATCAGCCGCTGCTGAATCTGGAGGCTATTCGTAATCCGGAATCTACCGAGAACGACGTTACCGCAGGCGTGCGCGTAACCGGGCTTGCCAGCGAACCCAAGGTGGAGATTTTCTCTGACCCAGCGATGTCACAGCAGGCTGCGCTCTCTTACCTTCTGCGCGGGCAGGGGCTGGACAGCGGCGGTGGTGACAGTGATATGATGACGTCAATGCTTATCGGGATGGGTGTCGCCAAGAGCGGCAAGCTGGTGGGGCAAATCGGCGAGGCCTTTGGCGTCAAAAACCTGTCTCTAGATACGCAGGGCGTAGGCGACAGCTCTTCTGTAGTAGTCAGCGGCTATATTATGCCGGGGCTACAGGTGAAGTACGGCGTGGGCATCTTTGACTCGCTGGCGACGTTGACGCTGCGCTACAGGCTGATGCCGCGGCTCTATCTGGAAGCGGTATCCGGTATCGATCAGGCGCTGGACGTGCTCTATCAGTTTGAGTTTTGA
- a CDS encoding autotransporter assembly complex protein TamA yields MSRSRYRFFFLLLSPLVLTLSTKAAEVSLAVEGLSGELKDNVDALLAAIPESEMSESPRFTRQVEEAIKKGLRAKGYYQPEIKFDVKPSALGLTPVLTATVNPGEPVKIEETNVVITGQALKDDAYTELLKTGIPAKGTVLDHGTYDSFKGSLTGLAIRRGYFDASIEHSQLGVAQDLHQAFWDIDFDSGDRYRFGKVTFTGSQIRDDYLQNLIPFKEGEYYTSAQLSELNRRLSSTNWFTSVVVSPDFEHVYGDKLLPLEGVLAPRSQNVIELGGGYSTDIGPRVKANWKKPWINDRGHSLETSVNLSAPEQSLDFSYKIPLLKSPLEQYYLLQAGYKHEDQNDTKSSTGTMNVARYWDLSSGWQRSVNLRWSVDDFTQADVTNTTMLLYPGVSVNRTRQRGGVMPSWGDSQRYSVDVSNTIWGSDVNFTVTQAQNVWIRSLGKNDSHRFIARGNIGWIETGDFTKVPPSLRFFAGGDRSIRGYKYKSVSPEDSDGKLTGASKMATGSLEYQYNVTGNWWGAAFADGGDAVNKIDDYKFKKGAGVGVRWASPIGPIKFDIAAPIGDKDESGMQFYIGLGPEL; encoded by the coding sequence GTGTCACGATCTCGATACAGATTTTTTTTCCTGCTGTTGTCGCCTTTGGTTCTGACGCTCTCGACCAAAGCGGCAGAGGTCAGTTTGGCAGTTGAGGGGCTTAGCGGTGAACTGAAAGATAACGTTGACGCGCTTCTGGCCGCCATTCCGGAAAGTGAAATGTCGGAGAGCCCTCGCTTTACCCGCCAAGTGGAAGAGGCGATTAAAAAGGGGCTGCGGGCGAAGGGCTACTACCAGCCGGAAATCAAATTTGACGTGAAGCCTTCGGCGCTGGGTTTAACGCCGGTGCTGACGGCGACGGTAAACCCCGGCGAGCCGGTTAAAATCGAAGAGACGAACGTTGTGATTACCGGACAGGCGCTAAAAGACGACGCCTACACGGAGCTGTTGAAAACAGGTATTCCCGCCAAGGGAACGGTTTTGGATCACGGCACCTATGACAGCTTTAAGGGCTCGCTGACCGGTTTGGCCATTCGCCGCGGATATTTCGACGCCAGCATTGAACACAGCCAGCTTGGCGTTGCGCAGGATCTGCATCAGGCCTTTTGGGACATCGATTTTGACAGCGGTGACCGCTACCGTTTTGGCAAAGTCACCTTTACCGGCTCGCAAATTCGCGACGACTACCTGCAAAACCTGATCCCGTTTAAAGAGGGGGAGTACTACACCTCTGCACAGCTGTCTGAGCTGAACCGTCGCCTTTCGTCCACTAACTGGTTTACCAGCGTGGTGGTTTCCCCCGACTTTGAGCATGTTTACGGCGATAAACTTTTGCCGCTGGAGGGCGTACTGGCGCCCCGCAGCCAGAATGTGATTGAGCTTGGCGGCGGCTACTCCACGGATATTGGCCCCAGAGTGAAGGCTAACTGGAAGAAGCCGTGGATTAACGATCGCGGGCACAGTCTGGAAACCAGCGTTAACCTCTCGGCGCCGGAGCAGAGCCTTGATTTCTCTTATAAAATTCCTCTCCTGAAAAGTCCTCTTGAACAGTATTACCTATTGCAGGCGGGCTATAAGCATGAAGATCAAAACGACACCAAGTCCAGTACCGGAACAATGAACGTGGCGCGCTACTGGGATCTTTCCAGCGGCTGGCAGCGCTCAGTCAACCTGCGCTGGAGCGTGGACGACTTTACTCAGGCCGATGTCACCAATACCACTATGCTGCTGTACCCCGGCGTTAGCGTGAACCGTACGCGGCAGCGCGGCGGCGTGATGCCCTCATGGGGAGACAGCCAGCGCTACTCCGTTGACGTATCGAACACGATTTGGGGCTCGGACGTTAACTTCACCGTCACTCAGGCGCAGAACGTTTGGATCCGTTCTTTGGGTAAGAATGACAGTCACCGCTTTATTGCCCGAGGAAACATCGGGTGGATTGAAACCGGCGACTTCACCAAAGTGCCGCCGTCCCTGCGCTTTTTTGCCGGTGGCGATCGCAGCATCCGCGGCTATAAGTACAAGTCCGTTTCGCCCGAAGACAGCGACGGCAAACTGACCGGCGCCTCAAAGATGGCGACCGGCTCGCTGGAGTATCAGTATAACGTGACGGGCAACTGGTGGGGCGCGGCGTTTGCCGACGGCGGTGACGCCGTGAACAAGATCGATGACTACAAGTTTAAAAAGGGTGCTGGCGTTGGCGTGCGCTGGGCTTCGCCGATCGGTCCTATCAAGTTTGATATTGCCGCACCGATTGGCGATAAGGACGAAAGCGGTATGCAGTTTTATATCGGATTGGGGCCAGAGCTATGA
- the dcuC gene encoding C4-dicarboxylate transporter DcuC — protein sequence MIEIIALLIVAVTVYLLIKQYETRMVLIGSGLLMCLVALSPMTGFEAFAKSMTSTSLIQAICASMGFAYVMKYTTCDMHLVKALTGMMSRLGFFLIPATVLMTYFINIAIPSAAGCSAAVGATLIPLLVGSRVHPAIAGAAILSGTIGSLLSPGLSHNAFVSNLYNEIMVGTEGFTKMEIVDLIRYHAPYSIALGIIGAVSLSIVALVRKEYRIQLAEGAASAGEVKEKDEVRTNYLYATAPFIPLVLLLIASTTTWFGSVKMTVPAAMLIGVIYSLLITRRSPISMTKEFFKGMGNAYSDVLGIIIAASVFAAGLNASGLINSFIYFLTHHPELARWGGTVGPFLMGVLTGSGDAASLAFNDTVTRHAMEFGYTIPDLGMASTMSGALGRTVSPVSGVAIVCAGIAAINPIELVKRTAPGVVVSLLFVALVML from the coding sequence ATGATAGAAATTATCGCCCTGCTGATTGTCGCCGTTACCGTTTATCTGCTGATAAAGCAGTATGAGACGCGCATGGTGCTGATAGGTTCCGGCCTACTGATGTGCCTGGTTGCGCTAAGCCCTATGACGGGCTTTGAGGCGTTTGCCAAAAGCATGACCTCAACCAGCCTGATTCAGGCTATTTGCGCCAGCATGGGCTTTGCCTACGTCATGAAGTACACCACCTGCGACATGCATCTGGTTAAAGCCTTAACGGGGATGATGAGCCGACTGGGCTTTTTTCTCATTCCCGCCACTGTGCTGATGACCTACTTTATCAATATTGCCATCCCCTCAGCGGCGGGCTGTTCAGCCGCCGTTGGCGCAACGCTGATCCCGCTACTTGTTGGTTCACGGGTTCATCCGGCCATTGCCGGTGCGGCTATCCTTAGCGGCACGATTGGCTCTCTATTAAGCCCCGGCCTCTCCCATAACGCCTTCGTGTCTAACCTGTATAACGAAATCATGGTGGGAACAGAAGGCTTCACAAAAATGGAGATTGTCGATCTGATCCGATACCACGCACCGTACAGCATCGCGCTGGGCATTATTGGCGCAGTGTCTCTTTCCATCGTTGCTCTGGTGCGTAAAGAGTACCGCATTCAGCTGGCAGAGGGAGCTGCGAGCGCAGGCGAGGTCAAAGAGAAGGATGAGGTACGCACCAACTATCTCTACGCAACTGCACCGTTTATTCCGCTGGTTCTGCTGCTTATTGCCAGCACTACAACCTGGTTTGGTAGCGTAAAAATGACCGTACCCGCGGCGATGCTCATCGGCGTTATCTATTCGCTGCTGATTACCCGCCGCAGCCCTATTTCCATGACCAAAGAGTTTTTCAAAGGCATGGGCAATGCCTACAGCGACGTGCTGGGCATTATCATCGCTGCATCAGTATTTGCCGCCGGGCTTAACGCCTCTGGCTTAATTAACAGCTTTATCTATTTTCTGACCCATCACCCAGAGCTGGCCCGCTGGGGAGGCACGGTAGGCCCGTTCCTGATGGGCGTCCTGACTGGCTCGGGTGACGCGGCTTCGCTGGCCTTTAACGACACCGTGACGCGCCACGCCATGGAATTTGGCTACACCATCCCCGACCTGGGCATGGCCTCAACCATGAGCGGCGCACTTGGGCGCACGGTATCGCCCGTGTCCGGCGTGGCCATCGTCTGTGCCGGTATCGCCGCCATTAACCCAATAGAGCTCGTCAAGCGCACCGCGCCGGGCGTGGTGGTCTCTCTGCTCTTTGTTGCGCTGGTTATGCTCTAG